In Aquila chrysaetos chrysaetos chromosome 2, bAquChr1.4, whole genome shotgun sequence, the following are encoded in one genomic region:
- the CHAC1 gene encoding glutathione-specific gamma-glutamylcyclotransferase 1 isoform X2 has protein sequence MKRDPECPGRPELPPPSSSPISSSSSSSPPGEEAEGGELPPAVWIFGYGSLVWRPGFEFTSRKVGFIRGYSRRFWQGDTFHRGSERMACTWGVAYEVRGEQIAASLQYLNMREAVLGGYDTKLVKFHPQDKDAEEPILALVYIATPQNPSYLGPASEEDIAAQIIVSSGCAGHNIEYLLRLADFMRYFCPQAEDKHLFSIEEALTSILPCLYYTEESLEETASVPQKSKG, from the exons ATGAAGCGCGATCCGGAGTGCCCGGGCCGGCCGGAGCTGCCGCCGCCGTCATCATCCCCCATCTCTTCCTCCTCGTCGTCGTCGCCCCCAGGGGAGGAGGCGGAGGGCGGGGAGCTGCCGCCGGCGGTGTGGATCTTCGGGTACGGCTCGCTGGTGTGGAGGCCGGGTTTCGAGTTCACGTCGCGCAAGGTGGGCTTCATCCGCGGCTACAGCCGCCGCTTCTGGCAGGGGGACACGTTCCACCGCGGCAGCGAGAGGATG GCGTGCACATGGGGTGTAGCCTATGAAGTCCGCGGGGAACAAATTGCTGCATCGCTCCAGTATCTCAACATGCGAGAAGCTGTCCTGGGAGGCTACGACACCAAGCTGGTGAAGTTCCACCCTCAGGACAAAGATGCGGAGGAACCCATCCTGGCTCTCGTTTACATTGCAACACCCCAAAATCCTTCTTACCTCGGCCCAGCATCTGAAGAAGACATTGCAGCTCAAATCATCGTCTCAAGTGGTTGTGCTGGTCATAACATTGAGTACTTGCTGCGACTGGCAGACTTCATGCGCTACTTTTGTCCTCAAGCAGAGGATAAACACCTCTTCTCCATCGAAGAGGCTCTTACTTCCATCCTTCCATGCCTATACTACACAGAGGAGTCTCTAGAAGAAACTGCAAGCGTCCCTCAGAAGTCTAAGGgttga
- the CHAC1 gene encoding glutathione-specific gamma-glutamylcyclotransferase 1 isoform X1, producing MKRDPECPGRPELPPPSSSPISSSSSSSPPGEEAEGGELPPAVWIFGYGSLVWRPGFEFTSRKVGFIRGYSRRFWQGDTFHRGSERMPGRVVTLLEDCGACTWGVAYEVRGEQIAASLQYLNMREAVLGGYDTKLVKFHPQDKDAEEPILALVYIATPQNPSYLGPASEEDIAAQIIVSSGCAGHNIEYLLRLADFMRYFCPQAEDKHLFSIEEALTSILPCLYYTEESLEETASVPQKSKG from the exons ATGAAGCGCGATCCGGAGTGCCCGGGCCGGCCGGAGCTGCCGCCGCCGTCATCATCCCCCATCTCTTCCTCCTCGTCGTCGTCGCCCCCAGGGGAGGAGGCGGAGGGCGGGGAGCTGCCGCCGGCGGTGTGGATCTTCGGGTACGGCTCGCTGGTGTGGAGGCCGGGTTTCGAGTTCACGTCGCGCAAGGTGGGCTTCATCCGCGGCTACAGCCGCCGCTTCTGGCAGGGGGACACGTTCCACCGCGGCAGCGAGAGGATG CCCGGGCGGGTGGTGACGCTGCTGGAGGACTGCGGG GCGTGCACATGGGGTGTAGCCTATGAAGTCCGCGGGGAACAAATTGCTGCATCGCTCCAGTATCTCAACATGCGAGAAGCTGTCCTGGGAGGCTACGACACCAAGCTGGTGAAGTTCCACCCTCAGGACAAAGATGCGGAGGAACCCATCCTGGCTCTCGTTTACATTGCAACACCCCAAAATCCTTCTTACCTCGGCCCAGCATCTGAAGAAGACATTGCAGCTCAAATCATCGTCTCAAGTGGTTGTGCTGGTCATAACATTGAGTACTTGCTGCGACTGGCAGACTTCATGCGCTACTTTTGTCCTCAAGCAGAGGATAAACACCTCTTCTCCATCGAAGAGGCTCTTACTTCCATCCTTCCATGCCTATACTACACAGAGGAGTCTCTAGAAGAAACTGCAAGCGTCCCTCAGAAGTCTAAGGgttga